In the Flavisolibacter tropicus genome, one interval contains:
- a CDS encoding RNA polymerase sigma factor produces the protein MTEKEYNECVTTHADHVYRFILKNLRHEEDARDIVQTAFEKLWRNRAEVEREKSKSYLFTIAYNSMIDHLRKVKRIYLKEEFTDETRVVNKPMHNAKAVLEEALGRLSETQRSLVMLKDYEGYSYEEIGQITGLNSSQVKVYLHRARLQLKEYLVKVENVI, from the coding sequence ATGACCGAGAAAGAATATAATGAATGTGTTACAACGCACGCCGACCATGTGTACCGGTTCATTTTAAAGAACCTGCGCCACGAGGAGGATGCGCGTGACATTGTACAAACGGCTTTTGAAAAATTATGGCGAAATAGAGCGGAAGTAGAAAGGGAAAAAAGCAAGTCTTACTTATTTACTATTGCGTACAACAGCATGATTGACCACCTGCGGAAGGTAAAACGTATTTACCTGAAGGAGGAGTTTACCGACGAAACCCGTGTGGTGAACAAACCCATGCACAACGCCAAAGCGGTACTGGAAGAAGCCCTTGGTAGACTTAGCGAGACCCAGCGTTCGCTGGTGATGCTAAAAGACTATGAGGGTTACAGTTATGAGGAGATTGGACAAATTACCGGATTAAACAGCAGCCAGGTAAAAGTATATTTACACCGTGCCCGTCTGCAATTAAAAGAATACTTAGTTAAAGTAGAAAATGTCATCTAA
- a CDS encoding carbonic anhydrase family protein has protein sequence MRTLNKELQQQITPAQTLEILKEGNKRFVSNLKYNRNLLEQVNDTRDGQWPIAAILSCIDSRTSAELIFDQGLGDIFSIRIAGNIVNEDILGSMEFACGVAGSKFIVVLGHTKCGAIKGACDHVQLGNLTHLLSKIEPSVQAETETKENRSSANSVFVENVANINVHKAVKEILEKSPILKDLIDQGKVGIVGAMYDVTSGKVEFYEDAKVVNINPAVAESVA, from the coding sequence ATGAGAACTTTAAATAAAGAGTTACAACAACAAATTACTCCAGCACAAACATTGGAGATTTTAAAAGAAGGGAATAAGCGTTTTGTAAGCAATTTAAAATACAACCGAAACCTTTTAGAGCAGGTTAACGATACACGCGATGGGCAATGGCCTATTGCTGCTATATTAAGTTGTATCGATAGTCGCACATCGGCCGAGTTGATATTTGATCAGGGTCTTGGCGATATATTCAGTATCCGTATAGCTGGCAATATTGTAAACGAGGATATTTTAGGCAGTATGGAATTTGCCTGCGGGGTAGCAGGATCAAAATTCATTGTGGTATTGGGGCATACTAAATGTGGTGCCATCAAGGGGGCTTGTGATCATGTACAACTAGGCAATTTGACCCACCTGCTTTCAAAGATTGAGCCTTCTGTGCAGGCAGAAACAGAAACAAAAGAGAACCGTTCTTCTGCGAATTCTGTATTTGTAGAAAACGTAGCTAATATCAATGTGCATAAAGCAGTGAAAGAGATTTTGGAGAAAAGTCCTATCCTGAAAGATTTGATCGATCAGGGTAAGGTTGGTATAGTTGGCGCTATGTACGATGTAACATCGGGTAAAGTAGAGTTTTACGAAGATGCCAAAGTTGTAAACATCAATCCAGCGGTAGCAGAAAGCGTTGCTTAA
- a CDS encoding SulP family inorganic anion transporter produces the protein MARRALNIFKHAGSDLPASIVVFLVALPLCLGVALASNAPLFSGLIAGMVGGMVIGALSGSQLSVSGPAAGLTAIVAAAILKLSSFEVFLLSVVICGALQLILGFIKAGVIGDYVPNAVIKGMLAAIGLILILKQFPHLIGYDKDYIGDEAFKQSNDENTFSGLLHALKAITPVAALIGAVGLALHFFWEKFTAKKKGFIKLVPAPLLIVLLGVGINIFFQQRSSGLGTEHMVNLPKADSAQEFFSFFTSPDWSAILNKEVWITAITLALVASLETLLSIEAIDDLDPYQRVTNKERELKAQGVGNMVSGLLGGLPVTSVIVRSSANVNAGAQSKLSTMMHGLLLLLCVALLPNILNLIPNAALAAVLIYTGYKLAKPSLFKAFYKKGWDQFIPFVVTIAAILFTDLLIGVLIGIGVGLLFVLRSNFKTAVFVVHDNNKYLFRLRKDVSFLNKPIIKNKLEEVPEQAYVLIDASRADFIDKDVIETIEDFMIHAPLKDIKVELKTGTFRDYGFNKVLPIKQKEEQIIRQHDKTLEEVESI, from the coding sequence ATGGCACGTCGTGCATTAAATATATTTAAGCATGCAGGCTCTGATTTACCTGCGTCTATCGTTGTATTCTTAGTAGCGCTACCCTTGTGTTTAGGTGTAGCGCTGGCGTCCAATGCGCCATTGTTTAGTGGGCTTATTGCCGGCATGGTGGGCGGCATGGTCATTGGAGCCTTGAGTGGTTCTCAACTCAGTGTTAGTGGACCCGCAGCGGGCCTTACGGCTATTGTTGCTGCTGCTATTTTAAAGCTCTCCAGCTTTGAAGTATTTCTTTTATCGGTTGTTATCTGTGGCGCACTGCAGTTAATATTAGGCTTTATAAAGGCTGGTGTTATTGGTGATTATGTCCCTAATGCGGTGATCAAGGGGATGCTGGCAGCCATAGGTTTAATATTGATCCTTAAACAATTCCCCCACCTGATTGGTTATGACAAGGATTATATAGGTGACGAAGCGTTTAAACAGAGCAATGATGAAAATACCTTTTCTGGTCTTTTGCATGCCCTTAAGGCTATAACCCCTGTTGCTGCTCTTATAGGTGCGGTTGGTCTGGCCTTACACTTCTTTTGGGAGAAATTTACTGCCAAGAAGAAAGGCTTTATCAAACTGGTGCCAGCACCTTTATTAATTGTATTGTTGGGTGTTGGTATCAACATCTTTTTTCAGCAGCGTAGTTCCGGGTTGGGTACAGAGCATATGGTAAATCTGCCAAAAGCCGATTCTGCTCAAGAGTTCTTCTCTTTCTTCACCTCTCCTGACTGGAGTGCCATTTTAAATAAAGAAGTGTGGATCACCGCCATCACCCTGGCTTTAGTGGCCTCCTTAGAAACCCTGTTAAGTATTGAAGCTATTGACGATCTGGACCCCTACCAACGCGTTACCAACAAGGAACGGGAATTAAAAGCCCAAGGTGTGGGCAATATGGTTTCTGGTCTGCTAGGAGGTTTACCGGTTACCAGTGTGATTGTGCGCTCTTCGGCCAACGTAAATGCAGGTGCACAGTCTAAACTGTCTACTATGATGCACGGCTTGTTGCTGTTGCTCTGTGTGGCATTATTACCCAATATCTTAAACCTTATTCCCAATGCAGCCCTTGCTGCGGTATTGATCTATACCGGTTATAAGCTGGCAAAACCCTCACTATTCAAGGCCTTTTACAAAAAGGGCTGGGATCAGTTTATTCCTTTTGTAGTAACCATTGCAGCCATTTTATTTACCGACCTCTTAATTGGTGTATTAATTGGCATAGGGGTAGGACTACTATTTGTATTGCGTAGCAACTTTAAAACAGCGGTATTTGTTGTACACGATAACAACAAATACTTATTCCGCTTGCGTAAGGATGTATCTTTCTTAAACAAGCCTATCATCAAGAACAAATTGGAAGAAGTGCCAGAGCAGGCTTATGTACTGATAGATGCCAGCCGCGCCGACTTCATTGACAAAGATGTCATTGAAACGATCGAAGACTTTATGATCCATGCACCGCTGAAAGATATTAAAGTTGAACTAAAGACTGGCACATTCAGAGATTATGGGTTTAACAAGGTGCTGCCCATTAAACAAAAAGAGGAACAAATAATACGTCAGCACGATAAAACGCTGGAAGAAGTAGAATCCATTTAA
- a CDS encoding carbonic anhydrase: MHSYEKLLLENKAWAAEKVSDDPDYFNRLAHLQTPEFLWIGCSDSRVPSNEITGTQPGEIFVHRNVANLVINTDVNLLSVLDYAVNHLKVKHVIVCGHYGCGGIKASLTKTDFNQVLNMWLRNIKDVIRIHREELDTIKDEEAKVDRLVELNVQEQVMNLAKTSIIQRAWKREQRPHLHGWVYGLKDGIIKPVFEMQAGTHIDSLYEYDEL, translated from the coding sequence ATGCACTCATACGAAAAATTGTTATTAGAGAACAAGGCCTGGGCCGCAGAGAAAGTTTCAGACGACCCGGATTACTTTAACCGTCTGGCACACTTACAAACGCCCGAGTTTTTATGGATAGGTTGTAGCGACAGCCGCGTGCCGTCCAACGAAATTACGGGTACACAGCCAGGCGAGATCTTTGTCCATCGCAATGTGGCCAACCTGGTGATCAATACTGACGTAAATCTTTTAAGCGTATTGGATTATGCAGTAAATCACTTAAAAGTAAAACATGTGATCGTTTGCGGCCACTATGGCTGCGGCGGCATTAAAGCCTCGTTGACTAAGACTGATTTTAACCAGGTATTAAATATGTGGCTCCGGAATATTAAAGATGTTATCCGCATACACCGAGAAGAACTGGACACCATAAAAGATGAAGAAGCCAAGGTTGATCGACTGGTAGAACTGAATGTGCAGGAACAGGTAATGAACCTAGCGAAAACCTCGATCATTCAACGTGCCTGGAAGCGTGAACAGCGCCCCCACCTGCACGGCTGGGTATATGGCTTAAAAGATGGGATCATAAAACCTGTTTTTGAAATGCAGGCAGGCACTCATATTGACAGCCTGTATGAGTACGACGAGTTATAA
- the rpiB gene encoding ribose 5-phosphate isomerase B has translation METRFDESRPVAIGADHAGFEYKNLLSDLLKSKGFEVKDYGTYSADSVDYPDFAHPVAEAVENGTAAWGVLICGSANGVAITANKHQGIRAALCWTEEIAKLARQHNNANVVCIPARFVSTSVAEDITTAFVETPFEGGRHEKRVNKIACSISN, from the coding sequence ATGGAAACCCGCTTTGACGAGAGCCGTCCTGTGGCCATTGGCGCCGATCATGCTGGCTTTGAATATAAAAATCTCCTAAGCGACCTTTTAAAAAGCAAGGGATTTGAGGTAAAGGACTATGGCACCTATAGTGCTGATTCTGTAGACTACCCAGATTTTGCCCATCCTGTGGCAGAAGCGGTAGAAAATGGTACAGCCGCCTGGGGTGTACTTATTTGCGGCAGCGCCAACGGTGTAGCCATTACAGCCAATAAACATCAAGGCATCCGTGCAGCGCTTTGCTGGACAGAAGAAATTGCGAAACTGGCTCGCCAACACAACAATGCTAATGTGGTTTGTATACCCGCACGTTTTGTTTCTACCAGCGTGGCAGAGGACATCACCACAGCCTTTGTAGAAACCCCATTTGAAGGTGGCCGCCATGAAAAACGCGTAAACAAAATAGCTTGCAGCATTTCAAACTAA
- a CDS encoding zf-TFIIB domain-containing protein, whose translation MQCPNCNETLVMTDRQGVEIDYCPKCRGVWLDRGELDKIIERSAAYTSGPDANQGASNKDEYKQYPPQQGGHDQYTNYKHKKKKGFLSDFFDFD comes from the coding sequence ATGCAATGTCCAAATTGTAATGAAACATTGGTAATGACGGATCGCCAAGGCGTTGAAATTGATTATTGCCCCAAATGCAGGGGTGTGTGGCTGGACAGAGGTGAGCTAGACAAGATCATTGAACGTTCGGCAGCGTATACCTCAGGCCCTGACGCTAATCAAGGCGCTTCAAACAAAGATGAGTATAAGCAGTACCCTCCTCAGCAAGGAGGCCATGATCAGTATACAAATTATAAGCACAAAAAGAAAAAAGGGTTCTTAAGCGACTTTTTTGATTTCGATTAA
- a CDS encoding L,D-transpeptidase family protein, whose amino-acid sequence MKTILLLSSFIAIGGLMLTSKSENENVRFTSYKVSKARKTSEKPIAPMRIVIDKSDYELSVYDAKGWYATYPVVFGADPMQDKKMEGDRYTPEGEFKILSKRPHEKWSRFIMLDYPTQESLVKFNQRKQRGEIPKNATPGGGVGIHGVWPHEDFVIDRYKNWTLGCISLKNADVQELYGYIPIGTPVTIKK is encoded by the coding sequence ATGAAAACAATCTTGTTGCTATCCAGTTTCATTGCAATAGGAGGTTTGATGCTAACCAGCAAGAGTGAAAATGAAAACGTGAGGTTCACTTCCTATAAAGTGAGTAAAGCCCGTAAAACATCTGAGAAACCCATTGCGCCCATGCGCATCGTCATTGACAAGTCGGACTATGAGCTGAGTGTTTATGACGCCAAGGGCTGGTACGCCACCTACCCGGTGGTATTTGGAGCCGATCCCATGCAGGATAAAAAAATGGAGGGCGACCGCTATACGCCAGAAGGGGAGTTCAAGATCCTTTCCAAACGTCCGCATGAAAAGTGGAGTCGCTTTATAATGCTGGATTATCCTACGCAGGAGTCATTGGTCAAGTTCAATCAACGCAAACAACGAGGTGAAATACCAAAGAACGCTACGCCCGGCGGCGGTGTGGGCATCCATGGTGTATGGCCGCATGAAGATTTTGTGATTGACCGCTATAAAAACTGGACACTAGGCTGTATATCGCTGAAGAATGCCGATGTGCAGGAACTATATGGCTATATACCTATCGGCACGCCAGTAACCATCAAGAAATAA
- the acs gene encoding acetate--CoA ligase, translating to MSYPYQIKSLDAYQKAWKQSVEQPETYWGEVASHFLWRKKWDKTLEWNFKEPNVKWFAGGKLNITENCVDRHLETLGDKPAFIFEPNNPEDRVRVVTYNRLHKRICQVAQMLKNHGVKKGDRVCIYMGMVPELVYAVLGCARIGAIHSVIFGGFSAQSIADRLEDAQAEFIITQDGAYRGEKVIPLKSVIDDALIGNKTVKKVIVYTRTRTPVSMLKGRDLWWEDEMDHAESQVEKNNIVSFPAEEMDAEDPLFILYTSGSTGKPKGVVHTCGGYMVWTGYTFVNVFQYNPGDIHFCTADIGWITGHSYIVYGPLAAGATSIIFEGVPTWPDAGRFWEIVDKYKVNILYTAPTAIRSLMGFGLKPLEGKDLSSLKVLGTVGEPINEEAWHWYDEHIGKKKCPIVDTWWQTETGGILISNLAGVTPAKPAHATLPLPGVQPILVDENGKEVEGNPAAGNLCMKAPWPGILRTTWGDHERCRKTYFSTYENLYFTGDGALRDEEGNYRITGRVDDVLNVSGHRIGTAEVENAINMHADVVESAVVGYPHDIKGQGIYAYVVCQNLHGDESLTRQNILQTVSRIIGPIAKPDKIQFVNGLPKTRSGKIMRRILRKIAEGETQNFGDTSTLLDPNVVNEIAGGKM from the coding sequence ATGTCATATCCCTATCAGATCAAAAGTTTAGATGCCTATCAGAAAGCCTGGAAGCAAAGTGTTGAACAACCAGAAACCTATTGGGGGGAAGTAGCCTCACATTTCCTATGGAGAAAAAAATGGGATAAAACACTGGAGTGGAACTTTAAAGAGCCAAATGTAAAGTGGTTCGCTGGCGGAAAACTGAATATCACGGAGAACTGCGTTGATCGCCACCTGGAAACATTGGGCGACAAGCCGGCCTTTATTTTTGAACCCAATAACCCGGAAGATAGAGTACGTGTGGTAACCTATAACCGCTTGCACAAACGCATATGCCAAGTAGCCCAAATGCTAAAGAACCATGGCGTAAAGAAAGGAGACAGGGTTTGTATCTATATGGGTATGGTGCCTGAATTGGTGTATGCTGTTTTAGGCTGTGCCCGTATTGGTGCTATACACAGTGTAATCTTTGGTGGTTTTTCAGCGCAGAGTATTGCCGACCGGTTAGAAGATGCGCAAGCAGAGTTTATTATTACGCAAGATGGTGCTTACCGTGGTGAAAAAGTGATCCCATTAAAGAGCGTCATAGATGATGCATTAATAGGTAATAAAACCGTTAAGAAAGTTATTGTATACACACGCACTCGCACTCCGGTGAGTATGTTGAAAGGAAGAGACTTGTGGTGGGAAGATGAAATGGATCACGCAGAGTCGCAAGTAGAAAAAAACAATATCGTATCCTTCCCGGCAGAAGAAATGGATGCTGAGGATCCTTTATTCATCTTATATACTTCCGGAAGCACCGGTAAGCCTAAAGGGGTAGTGCATACCTGCGGTGGCTACATGGTGTGGACAGGGTATACGTTTGTGAATGTGTTCCAGTATAATCCTGGTGATATTCATTTCTGTACGGCTGATATCGGCTGGATCACTGGTCATAGCTATATTGTTTACGGCCCACTGGCTGCTGGCGCTACCAGTATCATTTTTGAAGGGGTGCCTACTTGGCCAGATGCTGGTCGCTTTTGGGAAATAGTAGACAAGTACAAAGTAAATATTTTATATACAGCGCCTACAGCTATTCGCTCACTCATGGGCTTTGGCTTAAAACCTCTTGAAGGAAAAGACCTAAGCTCATTAAAAGTGTTAGGTACAGTAGGTGAGCCCATTAATGAAGAGGCCTGGCATTGGTACGATGAGCATATAGGTAAAAAGAAATGCCCAATTGTAGATACGTGGTGGCAGACAGAAACAGGTGGTATTCTTATTTCCAATCTGGCAGGTGTAACACCGGCTAAGCCTGCACATGCTACCTTGCCGCTACCGGGCGTGCAACCTATATTGGTAGATGAAAATGGTAAAGAGGTGGAAGGAAACCCCGCCGCTGGTAACCTTTGTATGAAAGCGCCTTGGCCAGGAATTCTAAGAACTACCTGGGGCGATCATGAGCGTTGCCGGAAGACGTATTTCTCTACTTATGAGAACCTCTACTTTACGGGTGATGGTGCCCTGCGCGATGAAGAGGGTAACTACCGTATTACTGGCCGTGTGGACGATGTGCTGAATGTGAGTGGCCACCGTATAGGCACAGCCGAAGTAGAGAACGCGATCAATATGCATGCGGATGTGGTAGAAAGTGCCGTAGTAGGTTACCCGCACGATATCAAGGGACAAGGTATTTATGCCTATGTTGTTTGCCAGAACCTTCATGGTGATGAGTCATTAACCCGTCAAAATATCCTTCAAACTGTTTCCCGTATCATTGGTCCTATAGCCAAGCCGGATAAAATTCAGTTTGTGAATGGTCTTCCTAAAACAAGAAGTGGTAAGATTATGCGTCGTATTCTACGCAAGATTGCTGAAGGTGAAACACAGAACTTTGGTGATACGTCTACGTTGCTGGATCCGAATGTAGTGAATGAGATTGCAGGAGGGAAGATGTAG
- a CDS encoding M28 family peptidase: MRSLLVLAMMASTTCTFAQTSAKSSAFAKTGKPDAFAKTITAEDLKKHLFIIAGKEMEGRETASPGQRKAAAYIENHFRQLGLEPGAGNGYQQFYNVYQDSLLNAGLEINGQAYSLDKDFGVNIANNVSGTFRFSEVTYVNAADTNAFKAANLTGKLVIMFGNNANMSRAAAMATNNLVRSKGIAAILSVSSQLPRTTPAPRKGNQSLYSFRKTLEAQQYSISEAVAKAILGTDFDAAKAGTLASKAYNTEALLQTNKATTTLQSSNVLGVLPGTDLKDQYLFITAHYDHLGKRDTVIYYGADDDGSGTVGVLEIAEAFVQAKKAGKGPRRTIVFMTVSGEEKGLWGSESYSNNPLFPLDKTTADLNIDMIGRSDVTRKGDTTNYVYVVGDDKLSTDLKPISEAQNAKYTKLELDYKYNDPNDPNRIYFRSDHYNFARKGVPIIFYYDGMLGADYHRPTDTPEKINYPLAAKRAQLVFYTAWEMANRNEMLKRDIALPTATR, encoded by the coding sequence ATGAGATCACTACTCGTACTAGCAATGATGGCTAGCACAACGTGCACCTTTGCTCAGACATCGGCAAAGTCAAGCGCTTTTGCCAAAACAGGCAAGCCAGATGCATTTGCAAAAACCATCACGGCAGAAGACTTAAAAAAACATTTATTCATTATTGCCGGAAAAGAAATGGAAGGCCGGGAAACCGCCTCACCAGGCCAGCGCAAAGCCGCTGCCTATATTGAAAACCATTTCCGCCAATTAGGCCTGGAGCCGGGCGCAGGCAATGGCTACCAGCAATTTTACAACGTTTATCAAGATTCATTGTTAAACGCCGGCTTAGAAATCAATGGCCAGGCATACAGCCTTGATAAAGACTTTGGTGTAAACATTGCCAACAATGTTTCCGGCACTTTTCGCTTTAGCGAGGTAACCTATGTTAATGCCGCCGACACGAACGCTTTTAAAGCAGCCAATCTTACCGGCAAGCTAGTGATCATGTTTGGCAACAACGCTAACATGTCTCGTGCAGCAGCTATGGCTACCAACAACCTTGTTCGCTCAAAAGGTATTGCAGCCATTTTATCAGTATCATCTCAATTACCGCGCACTACACCGGCTCCACGTAAAGGCAATCAAAGCCTGTATTCGTTCCGCAAAACATTGGAAGCTCAACAATATTCCATTTCAGAAGCAGTTGCAAAAGCCATCTTAGGTACTGACTTTGATGCAGCTAAGGCAGGAACGCTGGCTTCAAAAGCTTACAATACTGAAGCTTTATTGCAAACCAATAAAGCTACTACTACCTTACAAAGCAGCAACGTACTGGGCGTATTACCAGGTACAGATTTGAAAGATCAATACCTGTTTATTACAGCGCACTACGACCACTTAGGTAAAAGAGATACCGTTATTTACTATGGTGCCGACGATGATGGCTCTGGTACTGTTGGCGTATTGGAAATTGCAGAAGCATTTGTACAAGCTAAAAAAGCAGGCAAAGGTCCTCGCAGAACCATTGTATTTATGACTGTAAGCGGTGAAGAGAAAGGCTTGTGGGGTTCTGAAAGCTACTCTAACAACCCACTGTTTCCATTGGACAAAACTACTGCTGACTTGAACATTGATATGATTGGTCGTAGCGATGTTACCCGCAAAGGAGATACTACCAACTATGTTTACGTAGTAGGGGACGATAAACTGAGCACTGATCTGAAGCCGATCAGCGAAGCCCAGAACGCCAAATACACAAAGCTGGAGTTGGATTATAAATACAATGATCCAAATGATCCGAATAGAATTTATTTCAGAAGCGACCACTACAACTTTGCACGTAAAGGTGTACCTATCATCTTCTATTACGATGGTATGTTAGGCGCTGATTATCACCGCCCTACTGATACTCCTGAAAAGATCAATTATCCTTTGGCCGCTAAAAGGGCTCAACTGGTATTTTATACTGCTTGGGAAATGGCCAACCGCAATGAGATGTTGAAGCGTGACATAGCTTTACCTACAGCAACTCGATAA
- a CDS encoding outer membrane beta-barrel protein produces MKQALLAIFATGIAMCTYAQNDSTQKEKVDTIKIGGMVIIKKSDGKEHSSDKTITISNHHHSRKNENISTNWGIIDIGFANYNDKTNYAQAQADGFVAPGVGDDQFDLRTGKSVNVNLWFFMQRFNLVKHVVNLKYGLGLELNNYHFDDQRVYFQENPTKVVLDDRWKDANKNKLAVDYLTVPLMLNFNFTPGRESGFGFSAGISAGYRYSARQKIKIDGERIKNHDDFNLEPWKLSYIGEVNLGPVKLYGSYALDNMWEKGLNQRPYNFGLRFSRF; encoded by the coding sequence ATGAAACAAGCTTTACTTGCAATTTTTGCAACTGGCATAGCTATGTGTACCTATGCGCAAAACGATTCTACCCAGAAAGAAAAAGTCGATACCATTAAGATCGGCGGAATGGTGATCATTAAAAAAAGCGATGGCAAAGAACATTCCAGCGACAAAACCATCACCATCTCTAACCACCATCATTCAAGAAAGAACGAAAACATTAGCACCAACTGGGGTATTATTGATATTGGATTTGCCAACTACAACGATAAGACCAACTATGCCCAAGCGCAAGCTGATGGCTTTGTAGCACCCGGTGTAGGAGATGACCAGTTTGACCTACGTACAGGCAAATCGGTTAACGTGAACCTTTGGTTCTTTATGCAGCGCTTTAACCTTGTAAAGCACGTAGTGAACCTGAAATATGGACTGGGACTGGAACTGAACAACTACCATTTTGACGATCAGCGTGTGTACTTCCAGGAAAACCCTACCAAGGTAGTGCTAGACGACAGATGGAAGGATGCTAACAAAAACAAACTGGCCGTTGACTATCTAACCGTGCCCCTGATGTTAAACTTCAACTTCACACCTGGCCGTGAAAGCGGGTTTGGATTTAGCGCAGGTATTAGCGCAGGCTACCGCTACTCTGCCCGCCAGAAGATCAAGATCGATGGTGAAAGAATTAAAAACCACGACGACTTTAACCTGGAACCCTGGAAGCTTTCCTACATTGGCGAGGTAAACCTGGGCCCGGTTAAACTTTACGGTTCTTATGCACTGGATAATATGTGGGAGAAAGGTTTGAACCAACGACCTTACAACTTTGGTCTGCGCTTTAGCCGCTTCTAG
- a CDS encoding DUF2490 domain-containing protein, with protein MKYFFLFLFSIGSFCTYAQNDRVQDNNTIAWAQVFSAIKLNKKFDVLAEYQWRRVDGFKYWQQSLARTALQYNINTQVSAAVGYGWILTFPYGDYPIANNGTFPEHRIYEQMQLKNAFGKLAVNQRLRVEQRWLGKRKPGDEREIEGWTYSNRFRYLLRLQHPIINSEGFNLYTAVGDEVFVSAGKNVGANTFDQNRLMLQLGSKLNKNIAFEAGYIKQTLFQSRRVDNHTIVQNNDGLTLALLLTL; from the coding sequence ATGAAATATTTTTTTCTTTTTCTTTTTTCGATAGGATCATTTTGCACCTATGCACAAAATGACCGTGTACAGGATAATAATACTATAGCTTGGGCGCAGGTATTCAGCGCCATAAAGCTGAATAAGAAGTTTGATGTGCTGGCCGAATACCAGTGGCGACGTGTAGATGGATTCAAATACTGGCAGCAAAGCCTGGCGCGAACTGCATTGCAATATAATATCAATACCCAGGTATCAGCCGCTGTAGGGTATGGATGGATATTGACCTTTCCCTATGGTGACTATCCTATTGCCAATAATGGCACCTTTCCAGAGCACCGTATATATGAACAAATGCAATTGAAAAACGCATTTGGAAAACTGGCTGTTAATCAACGCTTGCGTGTGGAGCAACGGTGGTTGGGAAAACGCAAACCTGGTGATGAGCGGGAGATAGAAGGTTGGACATACAGTAATCGTTTCCGCTACCTATTACGTTTACAGCATCCGATTATAAATAGTGAGGGCTTTAATTTATATACAGCAGTGGGTGATGAAGTATTTGTAAGCGCTGGTAAAAATGTAGGAGCTAATACATTTGATCAAAACCGCCTAATGCTTCAGTTAGGATCAAAGCTGAATAAAAATATAGCATTTGAGGCCGGCTATATAAAGCAAACTTTGTTTCAGAGCCGGCGTGTAGATAACCATACCATCGTTCAGAACAATGATGGGCTTACGCTGGCACTCCTTCTAACGCTATAA